A single window of Paracoccus albus DNA harbors:
- a CDS encoding purine-nucleoside phosphorylase — protein sequence MSKSVELAARIKSSAGDEAPEYGLILGSGLGHLSGTIEDGVAIPYDDLPGFPHAGVSGHVPKLVVGDLEGTRVAVFGGRSHYYESGKADAMRLPLEVLAALGTEKLILTNAAGAVNENLAPGGLMLLNDHIAFAGTNPLIGEATDARFVPMTDAHDVEMRAALKAAAKEEGVELPEGVYGWFSGPSFETPAEIRAARVLGMDAVGMSTVPEIILGRFLGLRCAAISVITNMGAGMSEESISHDHTKQMAPLGAAKLENVLRRFLRT from the coding sequence ATGTCAAAGAGCGTTGAGCTTGCCGCGCGTATAAAATCCAGTGCCGGGGATGAGGCGCCGGAATACGGGCTGATCCTTGGTTCCGGCCTTGGCCATCTGTCCGGCACGATCGAAGACGGCGTGGCGATTCCGTATGATGACCTGCCGGGCTTCCCCCACGCCGGCGTGTCCGGGCATGTGCCGAAGCTGGTGGTCGGTGACCTGGAAGGCACGCGGGTCGCGGTGTTCGGCGGTCGGTCGCATTACTACGAATCCGGCAAGGCCGATGCCATGCGCCTGCCGTTGGAGGTTCTGGCGGCACTGGGCACAGAAAAGCTGATCCTGACCAATGCGGCAGGAGCGGTGAACGAAAATCTGGCACCTGGCGGGCTGATGCTGTTGAACGATCACATCGCATTTGCCGGCACAAACCCCCTGATCGGAGAGGCGACGGATGCCCGGTTCGTGCCCATGACCGACGCTCATGACGTGGAAATGCGTGCGGCGCTGAAGGCTGCCGCTAAGGAAGAAGGGGTCGAGCTTCCGGAAGGCGTGTATGGCTGGTTCTCTGGCCCCAGCTTCGAAACTCCTGCGGAAATCAGGGCGGCGCGAGTCCTGGGCATGGACGCCGTTGGGATGTCGACGGTTCCGGAGATCATTCTGGGCCGGTTTCTTGGCCTGCGTTGCGCCGCGATTTCTGTCATCACCAATATGGGCGCTGGCATGTCGGAAGAATCAATCAGCCATGATCACACCAAGCAAATGGCCCCACTTGGCGCTGCAAAGCTGGAAAATGTGCTGCGCCGGTTCCTTCGGACCTAA
- the hfq gene encoding RNA chaperone Hfq has protein sequence MAADKQNLQDAFLNHVRKAKVPVTIFLINGVKLQGVITWFDNFCVLLRRDGQSQLVYKHAISTIMPGAPINLYEGDD, from the coding sequence ATGGCTGCCGACAAACAAAATCTTCAGGACGCTTTCCTGAACCACGTCCGCAAGGCCAAGGTTCCCGTGACGATCTTCCTGATCAACGGTGTCAAGCTCCAGGGCGTGATCACATGGTTCGACAACTTCTGCGTGCTGTTGCGCCGCGACGGACAATCGCAACTTGTCTATAAGCATGCGATCTCAACCATCATGCCGGGCGCGCCGATCAATCTCTATGAAGGTGACGACTGA
- a CDS encoding ABC transporter permease: MDKMPKWADVILTPLISLFLAFAISALVILAIGENPWLALQTMVTGALGSSYGWGFTLYYTTNFIFTGLAVAVAYHAALFNIGGEGQAALGGLGVAMVCLFIPWPHWSLALIAAMIGSAIFGAAWAYIPAILQAKRGSHIVITTIMFNFIAAALLNWALVNWLRPVGSMDPASANFPAATHLPKITDMFAGLGIEWGEHTPANVTFLVALLACVVVWLLIWRTKLGYEIRAFGKSETAARYAGISPTRITVIAMLISGGLAGMMAINNVMGEAERLILNNVEGAGFIGIAVALMGRNHPIGVLLAAFLFGFLYQGGGELALWTSIPRELIIVIQALVILFTGALDNMVRIPLEAFFMSRRRAARANQAGRD, from the coding sequence ATGGACAAGATGCCTAAATGGGCGGATGTCATCCTGACGCCGCTGATCTCGCTTTTTCTGGCATTCGCGATTTCCGCATTGGTCATCCTCGCCATCGGGGAGAACCCATGGCTTGCCTTGCAGACGATGGTGACAGGGGCGCTCGGCTCCAGCTATGGCTGGGGATTCACGCTGTATTACACGACCAATTTCATTTTCACCGGATTGGCCGTGGCGGTCGCTTATCACGCGGCGCTGTTTAACATCGGCGGTGAGGGGCAGGCGGCGCTTGGCGGCCTTGGCGTTGCGATGGTCTGCCTGTTCATCCCCTGGCCGCATTGGTCGCTGGCCTTGATTGCGGCGATGATCGGGTCGGCGATTTTCGGGGCGGCATGGGCCTATATCCCGGCGATTCTTCAGGCCAAGCGCGGTAGCCATATCGTGATCACGACGATCATGTTCAACTTCATTGCCGCTGCTTTGCTGAACTGGGCTCTGGTCAACTGGCTGCGTCCGGTGGGCAGCATGGACCCGGCATCGGCCAATTTCCCGGCGGCGACGCATCTGCCGAAGATCACCGATATGTTCGCCGGCCTGGGCATCGAGTGGGGCGAGCATACGCCCGCAAATGTCACTTTCCTTGTCGCACTTCTGGCCTGCGTCGTGGTCTGGTTGCTGATCTGGCGTACCAAGCTGGGTTATGAGATCAGGGCTTTCGGCAAATCCGAAACGGCGGCGCGCTATGCCGGGATTTCGCCCACAAGGATCACGGTCATTGCAATGCTGATCTCTGGCGGGCTGGCTGGGATGATGGCGATTAACAATGTCATGGGCGAGGCCGAGCGCCTGATCCTCAACAATGTCGAAGGTGCGGGCTTCATCGGAATCGCCGTCGCGCTGATGGGGCGAAACCACCCCATCGGCGTGTTGCTGGCAGCGTTCCTGTTTGGCTTCCTGTATCAGGGCGGCGGCGAGCTGGCGCTTTGGACGTCGATCCCGCGCGAGTTGATCATCGTCATTCAGGCTTTGGTGATTCTGTTCACCGGCGCGCTCGACAACATGGTCCGCATCCCGCTGGAGGCATTCTTCATGTCCCGGCGGCGCGCGGCGAGGGCCAATCAGGCAGGGCGGGACTGA
- the petA gene encoding ubiquinol-cytochrome c reductase iron-sulfur subunit, producing MTHVDEHEGTRRDFLYYATAGAGAVATGAAAWTLINQMNPSADVQALSSIMVDVSGVEVGTQLTVKWLGKPVFIRRRTPEEIEAGRAVDLGELIDQGAENANRPGEPATDENRTLDEAGEWLVQIGVCTHLGCVPIGDGAGDFGGWFCPCHGSHYDTAGRIRRGPAPRNLEIPLASFVDDATLQLG from the coding sequence GTGACCCACGTCGATGAACACGAAGGCACGCGGAGGGACTTCCTCTACTACGCCACCGCCGGGGCAGGTGCCGTCGCGACCGGCGCCGCCGCCTGGACCCTTATCAACCAGATGAACCCCTCGGCCGATGTGCAGGCCCTGTCCTCGATCATGGTCGATGTCAGCGGGGTAGAGGTTGGTACGCAGCTTACAGTCAAATGGCTGGGCAAGCCCGTGTTCATCCGCCGCCGCACACCTGAAGAGATCGAAGCCGGTCGTGCCGTGGATCTGGGTGAGCTGATCGATCAGGGCGCGGAAAACGCAAACCGGCCCGGTGAGCCCGCAACGGACGAAAACCGCACCCTTGACGAGGCCGGCGAGTGGCTGGTCCAGATCGGCGTCTGCACCCATCTGGGCTGCGTCCCGATAGGCGATGGTGCCGGCGACTTTGGCGGCTGGTTCTGCCCGTGCCATGGTTCGCATTACGACACCGCCGGACGTATCCGCCGTGGCCCCGCGCCGCGCAACCTTGAAATCCCGCTGGCGTCCTTCGTTGACGACGCAACGCTGCAGCTCGGCTGA
- a CDS encoding BMP family lipoprotein, translating into MTLLKPVLASTIVLGLMAGTALAEPALIFDLGGKFDKSFNEAAYMGAERWKEETGGTYKELEMQSEAQREQALRRLAQSGSNPIVMTGFAFGEVLNKIAPDYPETKFVIIDAVVEQPNVQSNVFNEGEGSYLAGIMAAMASESGTVGFIGGMDIPLIHKFECGYRQGFLATKPDGNVLINYTGTTPAAWNDPVKGGELAKAQKSQGADVIYAAAGGTGIGVLQAAADEGVLGIGVDSNQNHLHPGQILTSVVKRVDNAVFDAFTAAEGVEPGVKVWDVKSDGVAVAMDENNESLVTEEMTAAVDDAKAKIASGEIIVHDYMTDNSCPVD; encoded by the coding sequence ATGACCCTTCTCAAGCCTGTCCTTGCCTCGACCATTGTACTTGGTCTGATGGCGGGCACCGCCCTTGCCGAACCTGCGCTGATCTTCGATCTGGGCGGAAAATTCGACAAATCCTTCAACGAGGCGGCCTATATGGGTGCCGAACGCTGGAAGGAAGAAACCGGCGGCACCTATAAGGAACTGGAAATGCAGTCCGAGGCTCAGCGCGAACAGGCGCTGCGTCGGCTGGCGCAAAGCGGCTCCAACCCGATCGTGATGACGGGCTTTGCCTTTGGCGAGGTGCTGAACAAGATCGCGCCGGATTATCCGGAAACGAAATTCGTGATCATCGACGCCGTGGTCGAACAGCCCAACGTGCAGTCGAACGTCTTCAACGAAGGCGAAGGTTCGTATCTGGCCGGGATCATGGCCGCGATGGCGTCCGAATCCGGAACGGTCGGCTTTATTGGCGGGATGGACATTCCGCTGATCCACAAGTTCGAATGCGGCTATCGTCAAGGCTTCCTGGCCACCAAACCTGACGGTAACGTGCTGATTAATTACACCGGCACCACGCCTGCAGCCTGGAATGACCCGGTGAAGGGTGGTGAACTGGCGAAGGCGCAGAAATCGCAAGGTGCTGACGTGATCTATGCGGCCGCTGGCGGCACCGGGATCGGTGTGCTTCAGGCAGCGGCGGACGAAGGCGTTCTGGGGATCGGTGTCGATTCGAACCAGAATCACCTGCATCCGGGCCAGATCCTGACCTCGGTCGTCAAGCGCGTGGACAATGCCGTTTTCGACGCCTTCACGGCTGCTGAAGGGGTAGAACCGGGCGTGAAGGTCTGGGACGTGAAATCCGATGGTGTGGCGGTCGCCATGGACGAGAACAATGAATCGCTCGTCACAGAGGAAATGACCGCCGCGGTGGACGATGCTAAGGCCAAGATCGCTTCGGGCGAGATCATTGTGCACGACTATATGACCGACAATAGCTGCCCGGTGGATTGA
- a CDS encoding ABC transporter permease: MDFNTIIQILDSSVRLMTPLLLACLAGLYSERSGVFDIGLEGKMLMAAFSAAAVAALTGSVWLGLIAGVAGSMALSLIHGVTSITFRGNQLISGVAINFLASGMTVLLGQKIFGLGGRTPNLTGGGRFSEINLPFAGEVRDVPVIGPIYSDLISGHTFLVYVAFLCVPLTWWLLFRTRFGLRLRAVGENPASVDTAGISVKRLRYIAIIICGVLCGLAGAYLATGLSAGFVKEMTAGRGFIALAALIFAKWRPWGALFATFLFGLLEAVANRYPNLDLGPITIPSMFMNALPYILTVIILAGFVGRAIPPRAGGEPYVKER, from the coding sequence ATGGATTTCAACACGATCATCCAGATCCTCGACAGCTCTGTGCGTCTGATGACCCCGCTGCTGCTGGCCTGTCTGGCCGGGCTTTATTCCGAACGCTCGGGCGTCTTCGATATCGGTCTGGAAGGCAAGATGCTGATGGCCGCGTTTTCGGCCGCGGCTGTGGCAGCGCTGACCGGCTCTGTCTGGCTGGGGCTGATAGCCGGTGTTGCCGGATCGATGGCGCTGTCGTTGATCCATGGCGTGACCTCGATCACGTTCCGGGGCAACCAGCTGATTTCTGGTGTCGCGATCAACTTTCTTGCTTCGGGCATGACGGTCCTGCTGGGGCAGAAGATCTTCGGACTTGGCGGACGAACGCCGAACCTGACCGGGGGCGGGCGCTTTTCCGAAATCAACCTGCCATTCGCTGGTGAGGTCCGCGATGTGCCGGTGATTGGTCCGATCTATTCAGACCTGATCTCTGGTCATACTTTCCTTGTCTATGTCGCCTTTCTATGTGTGCCGTTGACGTGGTGGCTGCTGTTCCGGACGCGTTTCGGGCTGCGCCTGCGTGCTGTTGGTGAAAACCCCGCCTCTGTCGATACGGCGGGCATTTCGGTCAAGCGGCTGCGTTACATCGCGATTATCATTTGCGGTGTGCTTTGCGGCTTGGCAGGTGCTTATCTGGCGACCGGCCTGTCGGCCGGCTTTGTGAAGGAAATGACGGCGGGTCGCGGGTTCATCGCGCTTGCCGCGCTGATCTTCGCAAAATGGCGGCCTTGGGGCGCGTTATTTGCCACCTTCCTGTTCGGCTTGCTGGAGGCGGTCGCGAACCGTTATCCGAATCTTGACCTTGGTCCGATAACAATCCCGTCCATGTTCATGAATGCACTGCCCTATATCCTTACCGTCATCATTCTGGCCGGCTTCGTCGGTCGCGCAATCCCGCCCCGCGCGGGTGGAGAACCCTATGTCAAAGAGCGTTGA
- the hflX gene encoding GTPase HflX, producing MAEAHITERAPTRAYVIHPDIDGAGNQRRTAENALEEAVALAQALPGVEIVGAQAARLRKPSPGQLFTKGKLEELGRELEAAEAELVLIDGPVTPVQQRNLEKAWDVKILDRTGLILEIFADRARTREGVLQVELAALSYQRTRLVRAWTHLERQRGGLGFVGGPGETQIEADRRAIDEQMTRLRRQLERVVKTRTLHRASRAKVPYPIVALVGYTNAGKSTLFNRLTGAEVLAKDMLFATLDPTMRAIRLPGGRQIILSDTVGFISDLPTELVAAFRATLEEVLEADLILHVRDISHPETEEQAEDVAEILDSLGVADDVALIEVWNKIDALSDATRQALRRTDQRTDGVQAISALTGEGLDDLAAAIDKALETVLAEPREPAAIHLDFSEGRRRAWLHEQGVVEDERQTKDGFDLQVMWTERQRASYDAL from the coding sequence TTGGCTGAAGCCCATATCACCGAACGCGCCCCGACCCGCGCCTATGTGATCCATCCTGACATCGACGGTGCCGGCAATCAGCGCCGCACCGCGGAAAACGCGTTGGAAGAGGCTGTGGCCCTCGCCCAGGCGCTTCCTGGGGTGGAAATCGTCGGTGCACAGGCGGCACGGCTGCGCAAACCGTCGCCGGGCCAGCTGTTCACGAAGGGCAAGCTGGAAGAGCTTGGCCGCGAGCTGGAGGCGGCAGAGGCTGAACTCGTCCTGATCGACGGCCCGGTCACGCCGGTTCAGCAGCGCAATCTGGAAAAGGCCTGGGACGTCAAGATACTGGATCGAACGGGCCTGATTCTCGAAATCTTCGCCGACCGCGCCCGGACGCGCGAAGGTGTGCTGCAGGTCGAACTGGCCGCACTGTCCTATCAGCGCACCCGGCTGGTGCGGGCATGGACCCACCTTGAACGTCAGCGCGGCGGATTGGGCTTCGTCGGCGGTCCCGGCGAAACCCAGATAGAGGCCGACCGCCGTGCCATCGACGAACAGATGACCCGGTTGCGCCGCCAGCTTGAACGGGTGGTGAAAACCCGCACGCTGCATCGCGCCTCACGCGCCAAGGTGCCCTATCCGATCGTCGCCCTTGTCGGCTACACCAACGCCGGCAAATCGACCCTCTTCAACCGCCTGACCGGGGCAGAGGTGCTGGCCAAGGACATGCTGTTTGCAACGCTCGACCCCACGATGCGCGCGATCCGCCTGCCCGGTGGCCGGCAGATCATCCTGTCGGACACGGTGGGTTTCATCAGTGACCTGCCCACCGAACTCGTCGCCGCATTCCGCGCCACGCTGGAAGAGGTGCTGGAGGCCGATCTGATCCTGCATGTCCGCGACATCTCCCACCCAGAAACGGAAGAGCAGGCAGAGGATGTGGCCGAGATCCTCGATTCCCTCGGCGTCGCGGACGATGTTGCCCTGATCGAGGTCTGGAACAAGATCGACGCCCTGTCAGACGCGACCCGTCAGGCGCTGCGCCGCACCGATCAGCGCACCGACGGCGTGCAGGCGATCTCGGCACTGACCGGCGAAGGTCTGGACGATTTGGCCGCCGCAATCGACAAAGCGCTTGAAACCGTGCTCGCAGAACCGCGCGAACCCGCCGCGATTCACCTCGATTTCAGCGAAGGTCGCCGCCGCGCATGGCTGCACGAACAGGGCGTGGTTGAAGACGAACGCCAGACGAAAGACGGCTTCGATCTTCAGGTCATGTGGACAGAACGTCAGCGCGCATCTTACGACGCGCTCTGA
- a CDS encoding ABC transporter ATP-binding protein, giving the protein MPAQAVLNEGGPDSAPQSAPPAIELRGISKAFGPVQANKDINLNVRRGTIHGIIGENGAGKSTLMSILYGFYKPDSGEIRINGKPIQITDSMTAIRAGIGMVFQHFKLVRNFTVLENIILGAEDGPMLRPSLARARTRLRELAEEYELQVDPDETIDELSVGHQQRVEILKALYRQADILILDEPTGVLTPAEADHLFRILNGLRNEGKTIILITHKLREIMEITDNVSVMRRGEMVASVRTAETSPEELAELMVGRKVLMEVDKTPAKPAQTVLEVRNLRMLDEDKVERIRSVSFDIRAGEIVGIAGVSGNGQTQLLELLGGFPEKGSKVSGEILMNGQSLDLTGRRSDAATRRARGIGHVPEDRQDEGLIMDFAAWENVAFGYHNTPEYSNCMFMDRKAIRADAEGKIERFDVRPPNADLAARNFSGGNQQKIVVAREVERNPDLLLIGQPTRGVDIGAIEFIHKRIVELRDAGKAVLLVSVELDEIMSLSDRILVMFDGMIMGERDPANTSAGELGLLMAGITDTENVPKEAGIPPEHGNPADRPDEPTATPEERS; this is encoded by the coding sequence ATGCCGGCGCAGGCTGTTCTGAACGAAGGGGGGCCGGATTCGGCCCCCCAATCCGCACCTCCTGCCATTGAATTGCGCGGGATTTCGAAGGCCTTCGGTCCTGTGCAGGCCAATAAGGATATCAACCTTAACGTCAGGCGCGGCACCATTCACGGCATTATCGGCGAGAACGGCGCGGGCAAATCGACGCTGATGTCGATCCTGTACGGCTTCTACAAGCCCGACAGCGGAGAGATCCGCATCAACGGAAAACCGATCCAGATCACCGATTCCATGACCGCGATCCGCGCGGGCATCGGGATGGTTTTTCAGCATTTCAAGCTGGTGCGGAACTTTACGGTTTTGGAAAATATCATCCTTGGCGCAGAAGACGGACCGATGCTGCGTCCGTCTCTGGCGCGGGCGCGGACCCGGTTGCGCGAACTGGCCGAGGAATATGAGCTACAGGTCGACCCTGACGAAACGATTGATGAATTGTCGGTCGGCCACCAGCAGCGGGTGGAGATCCTGAAGGCGCTGTATCGTCAGGCTGATATTCTTATTCTGGATGAGCCCACCGGCGTGCTGACCCCGGCAGAGGCCGATCACCTGTTCCGCATCCTCAACGGGCTGCGCAATGAAGGCAAAACGATCATCCTGATTACGCACAAGCTGCGCGAGATCATGGAGATCACCGATAACGTGAGCGTCATGCGGCGCGGAGAGATGGTGGCCTCTGTCCGGACGGCAGAGACGAGCCCCGAAGAACTGGCCGAGTTGATGGTCGGCCGTAAGGTCCTGATGGAGGTCGACAAGACCCCGGCGAAGCCTGCCCAGACCGTGCTGGAGGTTCGCAATCTGCGGATGCTGGACGAAGACAAGGTCGAACGTATTCGCAGCGTCAGCTTTGACATTCGCGCGGGTGAGATTGTGGGCATCGCTGGCGTGTCAGGCAACGGCCAGACGCAACTGCTCGAACTGCTCGGCGGCTTTCCCGAGAAGGGATCGAAGGTTTCGGGCGAAATCCTGATGAATGGTCAGTCGCTTGACCTGACGGGGCGTCGGTCCGATGCGGCGACGCGCCGGGCGCGGGGCATTGGCCATGTGCCCGAAGACCGGCAGGATGAAGGTCTGATCATGGATTTTGCCGCGTGGGAGAACGTAGCTTTCGGCTATCACAACACGCCGGAATATTCGAACTGCATGTTCATGGATCGCAAGGCGATCCGCGCCGATGCGGAAGGCAAGATAGAGCGTTTCGACGTCCGCCCGCCGAATGCCGATCTTGCGGCGCGGAACTTTTCTGGCGGGAACCAGCAGAAGATCGTTGTGGCCCGCGAGGTAGAGCGTAATCCCGATCTGCTGCTGATCGGCCAGCCGACGCGCGGCGTCGATATCGGTGCGATCGAGTTCATTCACAAGCGCATCGTCGAGTTGCGCGACGCTGGCAAGGCGGTGCTGCTGGTCAGTGTCGAACTGGACGAGATCATGTCCCTGTCGGACCGGATCCTTGTCATGTTCGACGGCATGATCATGGGCGAACGCGATCCGGCGAACACCTCTGCCGGAGAGCTTGGCCTGCTGATGGCAGGGATTACCGACACCGAGAATGTGCCGAAGGAAGCCGGTATTCCGCCCGAGCATGGCAACCCTGCGGACCGACCGGATGAGCCGACCGCGACACCGGAGGAGCGCAGCTGA
- a CDS encoding TrkH family potassium uptake protein, with protein sequence MDFLGRLPLLVLLIGIAGLAMLVPAGYAWATGWRAIAEFFGFSALLLLVVTALLAVATWGRTAPQRANGLPVLATMLAVFGGLPVALGLPLAMALPDTGLFNAWWEMVSSLTTTGATLYAADMLPPPLHLWRALVGWLGGLCVLVTAVAILAPLKVGGFEIMSSPYGRDERFQPLPESAGSRRRKRQAFYSAGSERATPSLRAMRVLRDIGPVYAGLTVILWVLLLLAGDPGLIALVRAMGTISTSGISPVTGGVGAHSGIMGEMMVFCFLIFALSRRLWPGAGELRASDSLRSDPELRIGFGVVILVALVLFARHFVINIEQVSDADSVSTTVAVSLRNAAVATWGGLFNAMSFLTTTGWNSVDWQGARNWSGLQSPGLLLAGLAMMGGGIATTAGGVKLLRVYALARQSERELERIVHPTSIAGGGRMARRLRGEGAYLAFIFFMLFALSIAATVILISIHQIEFDTAVMLSVSALTNTGPLAGTIALTPSFESTAGIASNPWEGWSGLATLPKTVLAGAMIVGRLETLAILALLTPDFWRR encoded by the coding sequence ATGGATTTTCTTGGCCGCCTGCCGCTGCTCGTGCTGCTGATCGGGATTGCCGGGCTGGCGATGCTGGTGCCGGCTGGCTACGCCTGGGCCACCGGCTGGCGCGCCATTGCCGAGTTCTTCGGCTTCAGCGCCCTGTTGCTGCTTGTCGTCACGGCCCTTCTGGCGGTCGCGACATGGGGCCGCACGGCGCCGCAGCGTGCCAATGGCCTGCCCGTGCTGGCAACCATGCTGGCAGTGTTCGGCGGATTGCCCGTAGCACTTGGACTGCCGCTGGCCATGGCTTTGCCCGATACCGGCCTGTTCAACGCCTGGTGGGAAATGGTCAGCTCACTCACCACCACCGGCGCCACGCTTTACGCAGCCGACATGCTGCCCCCGCCACTGCACCTGTGGCGTGCGCTCGTCGGCTGGCTGGGCGGGCTGTGCGTGCTGGTCACCGCCGTCGCCATCCTTGCGCCGCTGAAAGTCGGCGGGTTCGAGATCATGTCATCGCCATATGGCCGGGATGAGCGCTTCCAGCCCCTTCCGGAAAGCGCGGGCTCTCGCCGCCGCAAGAGGCAGGCCTTCTATTCCGCGGGCAGCGAACGCGCCACGCCCAGCTTGCGGGCGATGCGCGTCCTGCGCGATATCGGCCCGGTCTATGCCGGTCTGACCGTGATACTTTGGGTGCTGCTTTTGCTTGCGGGCGACCCCGGCCTGATCGCGCTTGTCCGCGCGATGGGCACCATCTCGACCTCTGGCATATCGCCTGTCACCGGCGGGGTCGGCGCACATTCCGGCATCATGGGTGAAATGATGGTGTTCTGCTTCCTGATCTTCGCCCTGTCGCGCCGCCTCTGGCCGGGCGCGGGAGAGCTTCGTGCAAGCGATTCGCTGCGCTCCGACCCGGAACTTCGCATCGGCTTCGGCGTCGTGATCCTCGTGGCGCTCGTGCTGTTCGCACGCCATTTCGTTATCAATATCGAACAGGTCTCTGACGCGGACAGCGTGTCGACCACTGTTGCGGTTAGTCTGCGAAATGCGGCGGTCGCAACCTGGGGCGGGCTGTTCAATGCCATGTCATTCCTGACCACGACCGGCTGGAACTCCGTCGACTGGCAAGGGGCACGGAACTGGTCCGGCCTGCAATCGCCCGGCCTGCTGCTGGCCGGTCTTGCCATGATGGGCGGTGGCATCGCCACGACCGCAGGCGGCGTGAAACTGCTGCGCGTCTACGCCCTCGCCCGCCAAAGCGAGAGAGAGCTTGAGCGTATCGTTCACCCCACCTCTATCGCGGGGGGTGGCCGCATGGCCCGAAGGCTGAGGGGCGAGGGCGCCTACCTCGCCTTCATCTTTTTCATGCTCTTCGCGCTGTCCATTGCCGCGACGGTGATTCTCATTTCAATTCATCAGATTGAGTTTGACACCGCCGTCATGCTGTCGGTTTCCGCACTGACCAACACAGGACCGCTGGCCGGCACCATCGCGCTGACACCCAGCTTCGAATCGACCGCCGGCATCGCCTCCAACCCGTGGGAGGGCTGGTCCGGCCTTGCTACGCTGCCCAAAACCGTCCTTGCCGGTGCCATGATCGTCGGCCGGTTAGAGACATTGGCCATCCTTGCCCTGCTCACGCCGGACTTCTGGCGTCGCTGA
- a CDS encoding DUF333 domain-containing protein, with amino-acid sequence MPPTPSAIYCQRSGGQVIARVQGNRRADLCRLPNGRTVRAADLLNSHNSL; translated from the coding sequence TTGCCGCCGACGCCATCGGCCATCTATTGTCAGCGCAGCGGCGGGCAGGTTATTGCGCGTGTTCAGGGGAACCGCAGGGCGGATCTGTGCCGCTTGCCGAATGGGCGGACGGTGCGCGCGGCGGATTTGCTGAACAGTCATAACAGCCTGTAG
- the radC gene encoding RadC family protein has protein sequence MDKNHSAFSEAPLPLFAPAGDDVAAPPVKGGKIPSYLSDHRARLRERFMQGGAAAMPDYELLELILFRAMARQDVKPLARRLIANFGDLARVLTATNEQLSQVKGVGPAVVIELKLVAAAAQRLARRRVIDRPVLSGWDALLDYCHTAMSHNGVEEFRVLFLDRKNILIADEAQGRGTVDHVPVYPREILRRALELSASALILVHNHPSGDPTPSEADIAMTHRIRTGAEVMGITIHDHLIIGAGCDVSFRREGLL, from the coding sequence ATGGACAAGAATCACTCGGCCTTTTCCGAAGCACCGCTTCCGCTGTTTGCTCCCGCAGGCGATGACGTGGCCGCTCCGCCGGTAAAGGGCGGCAAGATACCATCTTACCTGTCCGATCACCGGGCGCGCCTGCGCGAGCGTTTCATGCAGGGCGGCGCGGCGGCAATGCCGGATTATGAGTTGCTGGAACTGATCCTGTTCCGCGCCATGGCACGGCAGGACGTCAAGCCGCTGGCTCGCCGGCTGATCGCGAATTTTGGGGATTTGGCGCGTGTCCTGACCGCCACGAATGAGCAACTTTCACAGGTGAAAGGCGTCGGCCCTGCCGTCGTAATCGAGCTGAAACTGGTCGCAGCCGCAGCGCAAAGATTGGCGCGGCGACGCGTTATCGACCGCCCCGTTCTGTCAGGCTGGGACGCCCTGCTGGACTATTGCCACACGGCGATGAGTCACAACGGCGTGGAGGAGTTTCGCGTGCTGTTCCTAGACCGCAAAAACATCCTGATCGCCGATGAAGCGCAGGGGCGCGGCACTGTCGATCATGTCCCCGTTTACCCGCGCGAAATCCTGCGCCGGGCGTTGGAACTGTCAGCCTCTGCCCTGATCCTGGTGCATAACCATCCCTCTGGCGATCCAACACCGTCCGAGGCGGATATCGCCATGACCCACCGCATCCGCACTGGTGCAGAGGTCATGGGGATAACGATCCACGATCACCTGATCATCGGGGCGGGTTGCGATGTCAGTTTTCGACGTGAGGGGTTGTTGTGA